CTAATGCAACCTATCAGACACCTTGGTTGGCTGAGTTAACTGGTAACTCGCGGATGAATATTGGTATTTTCTTTGCAATCATTGCCGTTGCAGTCATTTGGTTCATGCTTAAGAAAACAACTCTTGGTTTTGAAATCCGTGCGGTTGGTCTTAATCCACATGCTTCAGAATATGCTGGTATTTCTGCAAAAAGAACGATTATCCTATCAATGATTATTTCAGGTGCCTTGGCAGGTCTTGGTGGAGCTGTTGAAGGACTTGGAACCTTCCAGAACGTTTATGTTCAGGGGGCGTCATTAGCTGTCGGGTTTAACGGGATGGCGGTTAGTCTGCTTGCGGCAAACTCACCAATTGGTATTCTCTTTGCAGCCTTCCTATTTGGTGTTCTCCAAGTTGGAGCCCCTGGTATGAATGCGGCGCAGGTACCGTCTGAGCTTGTCAGCATTGTAACAGCGTCTATTATCTTCTTTGTCAGTGTTCATTACCTTATCGAACGCTTTGTCAAACCGAAAAAACAAGTTAAAGGAGGTAAGTAAAGATGTCTATTACAACCTTGCTCACCCTCTTGGTGTCTTCTATGCTGATTTACTCAGCACCCCTCATCTTTACAAGTATCGGTGGTGTTTTCTCTGAACGTGGTGGTGTGGTAAACGTCGGCCTTGAAG
Above is a genomic segment from Streptococcus sp. SN-1 containing:
- a CDS encoding ABC transporter permease, whose product is MSKKLQQISVPLISVFLGILLGAIVMWIFGYDAIWGYEELFYTAFGSLRGIGEIFRAMGPLILIALGFAVASRAGFFNVGLPGQALAGWILSGWFALSHPDMPRPLMILATIVIALIAGGIVGAIPGILRAYLGTSEVIVTIMMNYIVLYVGNAFIHAFPKDFMQSTDSTIRVGANATYQTPWLAELTGNSRMNIGIFFAIIAVAVIWFMLKKTTLGFEIRAVGLNPHASEYAGISAKRTIILSMIISGALAGLGGAVEGLGTFQNVYVQGASLAVGFNGMAVSLLAANSPIGILFAAFLFGVLQVGAPGMNAAQVPSELVSIVTASIIFFVSVHYLIERFVKPKKQVKGGK